The Xanthomonas rydalmerensis genomic interval CAGGTCGTCCCACTGCGCTGGCGTGGCGTCATGCAATGGCGTGGGATAGAAGTTGGAGGCGTTGTTGACCAGCGCATCGAGCCGGCCAAAGCGCGCCACGCATTGCGTCACCAGCTCGGGCAGGTGTGCGGTGTCGCGCAGATCGGCCTGCAGGGTCAATGTGCTGCCGGTGCGCACGGTTTCCAGTTCCTGCGCCAGCGCGTGCAGCTCGGCCTGCGAGGTGTGCGCATGCAAGGCGACGTCGTAGCCGGCCGCATGCAGGCGCCGGGCAATGCCGGCGCCGATGCGCCGCGCGCTGCCGGTGATCAGGGCGACTTTGGTCTGGGTCATGTACGGGTTCCATGCTCGGCTATGCTGTGCATTGTCCACGCAATCCGGCACCGCATGCCCACCGACCTTCCTTTGCCCGATGCCACCGCATTGGCCCACAGCGAGCGCCTGGCCGCGCATGTGCGCGCCGAGATCGCCGCCGCCGGCGGGGCCATTCCCTTCTCGCGTTTCATGGAGCTGGCGCTGTACGCGCCCGGCCTCGGCTACTACAGCGCCGGCAGCAGCAAGTTCGGCGAAGAGGGCGATTTCGTCACGGCGCCGGAACTGGGGCCGCTGTTCGCCGCGACCGTGTCCAATGCATTGGCGCCGGTGCTGCAACAACTCGGGCCGCAGGCACGCATGCTGGAGGTGGGCGGCGGCAGTGGCGCCTTCGCCGAGGTCATGCTCAAGCGCCTGCTGGCGCTGGATGCGTTGCCCGAGCGCTACGCGATCCTGGAACCCAGTGCCGACCTGCGCGAACGCCAGCGCGAGCGCTTGGCGCGCACGCTGATCCCGCCGGTGTTCGATCTGGTGGAGTGGCTGGACCGGCCGTTCGACGACGACTGGAACGGCGTGCTGTTCGCCAACGAGGTGATCGATGCCTTGCCGACGCCGCGCTTCGCGCTGCGCGACGGCGAAGTGTTCGAGGAGACCGTGACCCTGGACGGCGAGGGCCGCTTCCGCCGCGGCGAACAGCCGGCCGACCCGCTGCTGGCGGCGGCGGTGCGGCACATCGAGCGCTATCTGCAGGTGCCGTTCGCCGACGGCTACCGCTCCGAGCTGCTGCCGCAGTTGCCGTACTGGATCCAGGCGGTGGCCGGCGGCCTGCGCAGCGGCGCGATGCTGTTCGTGGACTACGGCTATCCGCGCCGCGAGTTCTATCTGCCCGAGCGCGACGACGGCACCTTGCGCGCGTTCTACCGGCACCGCACGCACGCCGACCCGTACCGCTGGCCGGGCCTGCAGGACCTGACCGCGTCGGTGGACTTCACCGCGCTGGCCGAGGCCGGCACCGGAGCGGGCTTCGACCTGGCCGGCTACTGCAACCAGGCCAGCTTCCTGCTCGGTAACGGCCTGGACGCGCTGCTGGCCGAGGCCGAGGCGCGCGGCGACGAAGCCGCGCAACTGCGTCTGCGCCAGCAGGTGAAGCGGCTGACCCTGCCCAGCGAGATGGGCGAGCGCTTCCAGGTGATGGGCTTCGAGCGCGACGTGTCGCTGGCACCGGCGTTCCTGTCCGGCGACCTGACCTGGCGGCTGTGATGGCGGCGGTGCGCGCCTTCCGTTGGCCCTGGTTGTGGCTGGGGCTGTGGTGGCTGGGCATCGCGGTGCTGATCTACGTGTGCATGATGCCGCACCCGCCGCAATTGTCGGACCTGCCCGACAGCGACAAGGCCGAGCACTTCATTGCCTACCTGCTGCTGGCCGCCGCGGCGGTGCAGGTCTATGCCGGGCCACGCGCCTGGGCCTGGGCTGCGCTGGGCCTGCTGGCGCTGGGCGTGGGCATCGAGTTCGCGCAGGGCGCCTGGACCACCACGCGCTCGGCCGATCCGCTGGATGCGCTGGCCGATGCCCTGGGCGTGGCGGCCGGCATGGCCACCGCGGCCACGCCGTGGCGCGATCTGCTCTGGCGGCTGGAGCGCGGCAGCCTGCGCCGTCGCTGACGATGTCGCCGCGCGGTCTACGGCGTCGGCCAAGTTGTGGAATTCCCGGCCGCGCGCAAGGCGCGGCAGGCGCGCGGCAGCCTAGAGTGCCGGCGCCGGGCAGACTGCCCGGTCGCCGCGCGGCGACTCCGCGCGCCTGTGCAGGAGAACACGCATGCAAGCACGCCACTCCCCCCGTGCCGCGCGCGGCGCCGGCCTGTTCGCCGCGCTGTGCCTGGCCGCCAGCGCCACCCCCGCCAGCGCGGCCTGGAACGATGTCTGCAGCGGCACCGCCACCTACACCAGCTCCGGCTATTCCGGCGGCGCCCTGCTGCTGGATCCCATCGATCCCACCGCGCCGATCACCGCGTTGAATCCGACGCAGCTCAACTACGGCGGAATCCAGGCGGCGCTGGCCGGCGCCTACCTGCAGGTGCAGGGACCGCGGGGTACGGTCACCGTCTACGTCACCGACCTGTATCCGGAAGGCGCCGACTGCGGGCTGGATCTGTCGCCCAATGCCTTCGCCGCGATCGGCGACACCAGCGCCGGGCGCATCCCGATCCGCTGGCAGGTGGTGGCCGCGCCGGTCAGCGGCAACGTGGTGTACCGGATCAAGGAGGGCAGCTCGCAATACTGGGCGGCGATCCAGGTGCGCAACCACCGCTATCCGGTGGTGAAGTTCGAATACAAGAAGAACGGCGACTGGATCAGCCTGCCCAAGACCGCGT includes:
- a CDS encoding class I SAM-dependent methyltransferase, whose amino-acid sequence is MPTDLPLPDATALAHSERLAAHVRAEIAAAGGAIPFSRFMELALYAPGLGYYSAGSSKFGEEGDFVTAPELGPLFAATVSNALAPVLQQLGPQARMLEVGGGSGAFAEVMLKRLLALDALPERYAILEPSADLRERQRERLARTLIPPVFDLVEWLDRPFDDDWNGVLFANEVIDALPTPRFALRDGEVFEETVTLDGEGRFRRGEQPADPLLAAAVRHIERYLQVPFADGYRSELLPQLPYWIQAVAGGLRSGAMLFVDYGYPRREFYLPERDDGTLRAFYRHRTHADPYRWPGLQDLTASVDFTALAEAGTGAGFDLAGYCNQASFLLGNGLDALLAEAEARGDEAAQLRLRQQVKRLTLPSEMGERFQVMGFERDVSLAPAFLSGDLTWRL
- a CDS encoding VanZ family protein, with protein sequence MAAVRAFRWPWLWLGLWWLGIAVLIYVCMMPHPPQLSDLPDSDKAEHFIAYLLLAAAAVQVYAGPRAWAWAALGLLALGVGIEFAQGAWTTTRSADPLDALADALGVAAGMATAATPWRDLLWRLERGSLRRR
- a CDS encoding expansin EXLX1 family cellulose-binding protein, which encodes MQARHSPRAARGAGLFAALCLAASATPASAAWNDVCSGTATYTSSGYSGGALLLDPIDPTAPITALNPTQLNYGGIQAALAGAYLQVQGPRGTVTVYVTDLYPEGADCGLDLSPNAFAAIGDTSAGRIPIRWQVVAAPVSGNVVYRIKEGSSQYWAAIQVRNHRYPVVKFEYKKNGDWISLPKTAYNHFVGEQMGAQLLEIRLTDIRGQVVTDTLAALPSQGDKDVYFADGHVQFPR